The following proteins come from a genomic window of Winogradskyella sp. PC-19:
- a CDS encoding GH92 family glycosyl hydrolase codes for MNPKFISAFLGVFLLFGCQDENPNPTAKKDQPLINYVNTFIGTGGHGHTYPGASAPFGMMQLGPDTRLEGWDGCSGYHYSDEYIYGFSHTHLSGTGISDYGDVLLMPTNQQIFNNGADGKPGYRAHFSHDNESAEPGYYKVHLDSTNIDVDLTVSKRSGIHKYQFPSADNQYVILDLVHRDKVLDAKIKKISDTEIVGFRHSEAWAKDQRLFFAIKTSHPFTDVLQSPEKTGMPGGRRSALKFNNPNNDPIYIKVGISSVDIEGARQNLEAEISNKDFESIKSEVQDYWEKQLSKIVIESNASTDDVLNGVDRINDQDLENKVNFYSALYHTMLAPNRYQDVDGRYRGMDLEIHNAEFDYYSVFSLWDTYRAAHPLYTIIEQEKTNDFINTFLAKYDEGGIMPMWDLAGNYTDCMIGYHAVPVIADAYLKGIRDYDTEKAFEAMKHSATRDKFGLEAYKKYGFIPVDEESESVSKTLEYAYDDWTIAQMAKDMGKTEDYKNYIERAQYYKNVFDPESKFMRGRFRNTWFAPFDPYEVNFNYTEANSWQYSFYVPQDISGFIELLGGKDQLEKQLDELFTAKTETSGRNQSDITGLIGQYAHGNEPSHHMAYLYNFVNKPHKTQERVYQILTELYNNDPDGVSGNEDCGQMSAWYVLSSMGFYSVTPGSNQYIIGTPLFDKATINLENGKQFTVIANNRSETNIYIESANLNGNPLEKTFINHSDIIEGGTLEFTMTDNPAVWGSREGQEPKTEIKDHIILPSPYIEKGDITFRGSTEVVLNTSESDATIFYALNENEFQSYNKPFTITEDTKVKLYSEKGNLKSPVLETPFYKIDPNLSIKLESKFANQYSAGGNDALIDGIRSTKNYRTGSWQGYHNQDLVAIVDLGSEKPISSITSNYLRDQGAWIFHPTEVEYLVSKDGVNFISIGKKRLDTKQKNYNIAVKTVEMSLVTEEINTRFKKSQPKSYRYIKVIAKKLGDLPEWHIGHPMDGKSWIFVDEISVK; via the coding sequence ATGAATCCTAAATTTATTTCTGCTTTCCTTGGCGTATTCCTTTTATTTGGATGCCAAGATGAAAATCCCAATCCAACTGCAAAAAAAGACCAACCGCTTATAAACTACGTGAATACGTTTATTGGTACTGGTGGTCATGGCCACACATATCCCGGAGCATCGGCGCCTTTTGGTATGATGCAATTAGGGCCAGACACAAGACTCGAAGGTTGGGATGGTTGTTCTGGTTACCACTACTCTGATGAATATATTTATGGATTTTCGCACACACATTTAAGCGGAACAGGAATTAGTGATTATGGTGATGTACTTTTAATGCCAACAAATCAACAAATTTTTAATAATGGTGCTGATGGTAAGCCAGGTTATCGTGCCCATTTTTCGCATGATAATGAATCTGCCGAACCTGGATATTATAAAGTACACTTAGATTCTACAAATATTGATGTTGATCTGACCGTTTCTAAACGAAGTGGTATACATAAATATCAATTCCCATCTGCTGATAATCAGTATGTAATTTTAGATTTGGTTCATAGAGATAAGGTTTTAGATGCTAAAATCAAAAAAATATCAGATACTGAAATTGTAGGTTTTAGACATTCTGAAGCTTGGGCAAAAGACCAACGCTTATTCTTCGCGATTAAAACATCTCACCCATTTACGGATGTTTTACAATCGCCAGAAAAAACCGGAATGCCTGGTGGTCGACGTAGCGCTTTAAAATTCAACAACCCAAATAATGACCCTATTTATATAAAAGTTGGTATTTCTTCAGTAGATATTGAAGGGGCACGACAAAATTTAGAAGCGGAGATTTCGAATAAAGATTTTGAATCTATAAAGAGTGAAGTTCAAGATTACTGGGAGAAGCAACTCTCCAAAATTGTAATTGAGTCTAATGCTTCAACTGATGATGTTTTAAATGGAGTTGACAGAATAAATGATCAAGATTTAGAGAACAAGGTCAATTTTTATTCAGCATTATATCATACCATGTTAGCACCAAATCGCTATCAAGATGTAGACGGAAGATATAGAGGCATGGATTTAGAAATCCATAATGCAGAATTTGATTACTACTCAGTTTTTTCTCTTTGGGACACTTACAGAGCAGCACATCCACTTTATACGATTATTGAGCAAGAAAAAACTAATGATTTTATAAATACATTTTTAGCTAAATATGACGAAGGTGGTATTATGCCAATGTGGGATTTAGCTGGTAATTACACCGATTGCATGATTGGTTATCATGCGGTCCCAGTTATAGCTGATGCCTATTTAAAAGGTATTAGAGATTATGATACAGAAAAAGCCTTTGAAGCTATGAAGCATTCTGCTACTCGCGATAAATTTGGGTTGGAAGCCTATAAAAAATATGGCTTTATACCAGTTGATGAAGAAAGTGAATCTGTATCAAAAACTTTGGAATATGCCTATGACGATTGGACCATTGCACAAATGGCAAAAGACATGGGAAAAACTGAAGATTATAAAAATTACATTGAACGTGCTCAGTACTACAAAAATGTATTTGATCCAGAAAGCAAATTTATGCGTGGTCGATTTAGAAATACTTGGTTTGCGCCATTTGACCCGTATGAAGTTAACTTTAATTATACAGAAGCTAATTCTTGGCAATACAGTTTTTATGTACCGCAAGACATTTCTGGATTTATAGAATTGTTGGGCGGAAAAGACCAGCTAGAAAAACAACTGGACGAATTATTTACAGCTAAAACTGAAACATCGGGGCGCAATCAGTCTGATATCACAGGCTTAATTGGTCAGTATGCACATGGTAACGAACCTAGTCATCATATGGCTTACTTGTATAATTTTGTGAACAAACCGCACAAAACACAAGAGCGTGTATACCAAATTTTGACGGAATTATATAATAATGACCCCGATGGCGTTTCAGGTAATGAAGATTGTGGGCAAATGAGTGCTTGGTATGTTTTAAGCTCTATGGGCTTTTATTCGGTTACACCAGGAAGTAATCAATATATTATTGGAACACCTCTTTTTGATAAAGCAACAATAAATTTAGAAAATGGTAAACAGTTTACGGTTATTGCTAATAACAGAAGTGAAACCAATATTTACATTGAAAGTGCAAATCTCAATGGTAATCCGTTAGAGAAAACATTTATTAATCATTCAGATATAATTGAAGGTGGAACTTTAGAATTCACAATGACCGATAATCCTGCTGTTTGGGGTTCAAGAGAAGGTCAAGAACCAAAGACTGAAATTAAAGACCATATCATTTTACCTTCACCATATATTGAAAAAGGTGACATTACATTTAGAGGCAGTACTGAAGTCGTTTTAAATACTTCTGAAAGCGATGCGACAATCTTTTATGCATTAAACGAAAATGAGTTTCAATCTTATAACAAACCGTTTACAATTACAGAAGATACTAAAGTTAAATTGTATTCTGAAAAGGGAAATTTAAAAAGTCCTGTTTTAGAAACACCTTTCTATAAGATTGACCCAAATCTAAGTATCAAGCTAGAATCTAAATTTGCCAATCAATATTCAGCAGGTGGCAATGATGCTTTAATAGATGGCATCAGAAGCACCAAAAATTACAGAACTGGTAGTTGGCAAGGTTATCATAATCAAGATTTGGTAGCAATTGTAGATTTGGGTTCTGAAAAACCGATTAGTTCCATTACATCAAACTATTTACGTGACCAAGGTGCGTGGATTTTTCATCCAACTGAAGTAGAATATTTAGTATCAAAAGATGGTGTAAATTTTATATCCATTGGAAAAAAGAGACTAGACACAAAACAAAAGAATTATAATATCGCTGTAAAAACTGTGGAAATGAGTCTCGTTACAGAAGAAATTAATACGAGATTTAAAAAATCACAACCAAAGTCATATAGGTACATAAAGGTTATCGCAAAAAAATTAGGTGATTTACCTGAATGGCACATCGGACATCCGATGGATGGAAAAAGCTGGATTTTTGTAGATGAAATTTCCGTAAAATAA
- a CDS encoding MFS transporter: MSNQQTNKSALTTLVTVFFFWGFIAASNGVFIPFCKTYFNIDQFQSQLVDFAFYGAYYIGALLLFVISSSIKKDIVNSWGYKKVIVYGLLLSAIGAFVMYPSTAGAEQGQTAVFYFVLIALFIVGLGFSLQQTGANPFAIALGAPETGSHRLNLAGGINSFGTTIGPIVVALVLFGTASVSPEELVSMIKNNEITLTTVQLLYLGVGALFLIAAALFHFSKKLPALKSDTPFEPANKARNLLIVLTLIIVACFGYIFSTYSGDTEVSESVENTRLVLLFVALVAVIGSVFIANTSASKKPEGWGAMKYPQLVLGMLAIFTYVGVEVTIQSNLGELLKTVADKVNNLNPLGLPVLNDAGIAPFISLYWGGLMIGRWVGAITVFNPTKGLKKALLIIVPYIAFAVILIANRAGGKSFSSDEILFFAICVAVQIGGFFLAKDNPVRTLKIFSILGMLGMIIGLFTTGNLALFAFLSGGLFCSIMWPCIFTLSIAGLGKYTSQGSAFLIMMILGGAIIPPLQGKLADIFNIQSSYWVAVFCFVYLLFYAYRTKKVLDKQGVAY; this comes from the coding sequence ATGAGCAATCAGCAAACCAACAAATCTGCACTTACAACCTTAGTCACTGTATTCTTTTTCTGGGGTTTTATTGCGGCTTCTAACGGCGTATTTATTCCCTTTTGTAAAACTTATTTTAATATCGACCAATTTCAATCTCAGCTGGTAGATTTTGCATTTTATGGAGCGTATTATATTGGGGCTTTGTTACTATTTGTTATTTCTAGTTCTATTAAAAAAGATATCGTTAATTCTTGGGGTTACAAAAAAGTGATAGTCTATGGTTTATTATTATCTGCAATAGGCGCATTTGTCATGTATCCTTCAACGGCAGGTGCAGAACAAGGTCAAACAGCAGTATTCTATTTTGTATTAATAGCATTGTTTATAGTTGGTCTAGGCTTCTCTTTACAACAAACAGGCGCAAACCCTTTTGCCATTGCACTCGGTGCACCAGAAACGGGTTCTCATCGTCTAAATCTTGCTGGTGGTATAAATTCTTTCGGTACAACTATTGGCCCAATCGTAGTGGCGTTAGTATTATTTGGAACAGCATCTGTAAGTCCTGAAGAGTTAGTTTCTATGATTAAGAATAATGAAATCACCTTAACCACAGTTCAATTATTATACCTAGGCGTCGGCGCATTATTTTTAATTGCTGCTGCATTATTTCATTTTTCAAAAAAATTGCCGGCACTTAAATCAGATACACCGTTTGAACCTGCCAACAAAGCGCGAAATCTCTTGATTGTATTAACACTAATTATAGTAGCTTGTTTTGGCTATATTTTTAGTACGTATTCTGGGGATACCGAAGTGTCTGAATCAGTTGAAAATACGCGCTTAGTATTATTATTTGTAGCTTTAGTTGCTGTAATTGGCTCAGTATTTATAGCTAACACCAGTGCGTCAAAAAAACCTGAAGGTTGGGGCGCAATGAAATACCCTCAACTGGTTTTAGGGATGTTAGCCATATTTACTTACGTTGGTGTAGAAGTCACTATTCAGAGTAACCTTGGCGAACTTTTAAAAACCGTTGCAGATAAGGTTAATAACTTAAATCCTTTAGGTCTTCCAGTTTTAAACGACGCAGGTATTGCGCCTTTTATATCACTCTATTGGGGTGGCTTAATGATTGGTCGTTGGGTTGGTGCTATTACAGTATTTAATCCAACTAAAGGATTAAAAAAGGCGTTATTAATTATTGTCCCATATATTGCATTTGCAGTGATATTGATTGCAAATAGAGCAGGTGGAAAAAGTTTTTCGTCTGATGAAATACTATTTTTTGCAATCTGTGTAGCTGTGCAAATTGGAGGCTTTTTCTTAGCCAAGGATAATCCTGTTCGGACGTTAAAAATATTTAGCATATTAGGAATGTTAGGAATGATTATTGGTTTATTTACAACAGGTAATCTAGCCTTATTTGCTTTCTTATCTGGTGGGTTATTCTGTTCAATTATGTGGCCATGTATTTTTACATTGAGTATTGCTGGCTTAGGAAAATACACGTCTCAAGGTTCTGCATTTTTAATTATGATGATTTTAGGTGGCGCTATCATTCCTCCATTGCAAGGAAAGTTAGCCGATATATTTAATATTCAATCGTCTTACTGGGTTGCTGTTTTCTGTTTTGTTTATTTACTATTCTATGCTTATCGAACAAAAAAAGTATTGGACAAACAAGGCGTGGCTTACTAA
- a CDS encoding N(4)-(beta-N-acetylglucosaminyl)-L-asparaginase: MKRRKFLKNASLTGVGLAVGTAITSCNEQAEDKSIPEKENSESKAILPVVVATWHVEQATAKAMDTLNSGGTALDAVELGCKVEEANEKGQSVGKGGLPDREGNVTLDACIMDKHGNCGAVVYLKDVKHAVSVARKVMEDTPHVMLAGEGAKQFALESGFEAEDLLTEASKKAWEKWKVEAKYKPIINIENHDTIGMLAVDKNGDISGACTTSGLAYKMNGRVGDSPIIGSGLFVDNEIGGAVATGLGEEVVKTVGSFLIVELMRQGKTPQEACEEAIGRIVNKPGKDYKDFQVGYIAVNKKGETGCYSIHQWFSMTKFQDGINERIQSDFFNKS, encoded by the coding sequence ATGAAACGTAGAAAATTTTTAAAAAATGCTTCGCTTACAGGTGTTGGATTAGCTGTAGGAACAGCTATTACGTCTTGTAATGAACAAGCAGAAGATAAATCAATTCCTGAAAAAGAAAATTCTGAATCCAAAGCAATTTTACCTGTTGTAGTTGCTACATGGCATGTTGAACAAGCCACTGCAAAAGCAATGGATACTTTAAATTCTGGCGGAACGGCACTGGATGCAGTAGAATTAGGTTGTAAAGTTGAAGAAGCCAACGAAAAAGGGCAATCCGTAGGTAAAGGTGGTTTACCTGACCGTGAAGGCAACGTAACTCTAGATGCTTGTATAATGGATAAGCATGGAAATTGTGGAGCTGTGGTATATCTTAAAGATGTAAAACATGCTGTTTCTGTGGCTCGAAAAGTTATGGAAGACACGCCACATGTTATGCTTGCAGGAGAAGGTGCAAAACAATTTGCATTAGAGTCTGGTTTTGAAGCTGAGGATTTATTAACCGAAGCTTCAAAAAAAGCTTGGGAAAAATGGAAAGTTGAAGCCAAATACAAACCCATTATAAATATTGAAAATCATGATACTATAGGCATGCTAGCTGTAGACAAAAATGGAGATATTTCTGGAGCATGCACAACTAGTGGCTTAGCCTATAAAATGAATGGGCGTGTCGGAGACTCACCAATAATAGGTTCTGGATTATTTGTAGATAATGAAATTGGTGGTGCTGTAGCTACTGGTCTTGGCGAAGAGGTTGTTAAAACCGTTGGTAGTTTCTTAATTGTGGAACTCATGCGTCAAGGAAAAACACCGCAAGAAGCATGTGAAGAAGCTATAGGCCGCATCGTCAATAAACCCGGAAAGGATTATAAAGATTTTCAGGTGGGTTATATTGCTGTAAATAAAAAAGGAGAAACAGGTTGTTACTCAATTCATCAATGGTTTAGCATGACTAAGTTTCAAGATGGTATTAATGAGCGCATACAATCCGATTTTTTTAATAAATCTTAA
- a CDS encoding aldehyde dehydrogenase family protein, with amino-acid sequence MTENTNNPYYNLFIKQKNNQFKVSNSTYNQRIKKLSALQRAIEKTFREEIKDALSKDLGKPYVESEMTEIYQIVGDIKHAKNHLHKWMRNKKVPTPLSMLGASSYIKYEAKGVCLIISPWNFPFNLTFGPLVSAIAAGNTVIIKPSEMTPNSASLMKKIIETLFNEDEVALVEGEVQTSTDLLKLPFNHIFFTGSPIVGKIVMKAAAEHLASVTLELGGKSPTLIDETANLKTAAKKIMWGKFMNCGQICVSPDYVIIHESIKEDFINECKSWLMSFYGDNPEASDSYARIVTPKHFERLKTHINDGISKDGNVHVGGNYNEAEKYIGPTIMSDLNDDATLLQDEIFGPILPIVTYKNLNEALDYINAKESPLALYIYSKNKANIKTVLNNTKSGGTCINNNIIHYANHNLPFGGVNNSGIGKSHGYYGFKAFSNERAVVKQHTFGITELLFPPYTNYKEKLAQFTIKWF; translated from the coding sequence ATGACAGAAAACACCAATAATCCATATTATAATCTATTCATAAAGCAAAAAAACAATCAGTTTAAAGTCTCTAATAGCACTTATAATCAGCGAATTAAGAAGTTGAGTGCACTTCAACGAGCAATAGAAAAGACATTTAGAGAGGAAATTAAAGACGCACTATCAAAAGATTTAGGCAAACCATATGTGGAGTCTGAAATGACTGAAATTTACCAGATAGTTGGAGATATTAAGCATGCAAAAAATCATTTACATAAATGGATGCGTAACAAAAAAGTGCCAACACCTCTTTCAATGTTAGGCGCTTCATCTTATATAAAGTATGAAGCTAAAGGCGTTTGCTTGATTATTTCTCCATGGAATTTTCCTTTCAATCTTACCTTTGGACCATTAGTATCTGCAATAGCAGCAGGTAATACTGTGATTATCAAACCTTCGGAGATGACTCCTAACAGTGCGTCACTAATGAAAAAAATTATAGAGACCTTATTTAATGAAGATGAAGTGGCTTTAGTTGAAGGCGAAGTCCAAACCTCGACAGATTTACTAAAATTACCTTTTAATCATATTTTTTTCACAGGCTCACCAATAGTAGGCAAAATTGTGATGAAAGCTGCAGCAGAGCATTTAGCTTCTGTTACTTTAGAGTTAGGCGGAAAATCACCAACCTTAATTGATGAAACTGCAAACTTAAAAACAGCAGCTAAAAAGATTATGTGGGGTAAATTTATGAATTGTGGTCAAATATGTGTCTCACCTGATTATGTTATAATTCATGAATCAATTAAAGAAGATTTTATAAACGAATGTAAAAGCTGGCTAATGTCTTTTTATGGAGACAATCCTGAGGCTTCTGACTCTTATGCTCGTATAGTGACGCCAAAACATTTTGAACGTCTTAAAACGCATATAAATGATGGTATATCCAAAGATGGTAATGTACATGTAGGAGGTAATTATAATGAAGCTGAGAAATATATTGGACCTACAATCATGTCAGATTTAAATGATGATGCGACACTTTTACAAGATGAAATTTTTGGACCAATTCTTCCTATAGTCACTTATAAAAATCTAAATGAAGCTTTAGATTATATAAATGCAAAAGAAAGTCCTCTTGCTTTATACATTTACAGTAAAAATAAAGCTAATATCAAAACAGTTCTTAATAACACAAAGTCTGGAGGAACTTGTATTAATAACAATATTATCCACTATGCGAACCATAATCTACCTTTTGGAGGCGTAAATAATAGTGGTATTGGAAAATCACACGGTTATTATGGTTTTAAAGCTTTCAGTAATGAAAGAGCAGTCGTCAAACAACATACATTTGGAATTACAGAATTATTATTTCCACCTTATACTAATTACAAAGAAAAGTTAGCGCAATTTACGATAAAGTGGTTTTAA